One Rissa tridactyla isolate bRisTri1 chromosome 1, bRisTri1.patW.cur.20221130, whole genome shotgun sequence DNA segment encodes these proteins:
- the CEP83 gene encoding centrosomal protein of 83 kDa isoform X1, with product MDALGTLLPPMVGNGDTANSQELQKLLIDEKMRCEHHKANYQTIKAEHLRLQEEYTKSQDELKRLLVEKQTVHDKFQLLLAEYREELLGKTQELEKMKMQVLTPQKLELLKAQIQQELESPMTERYRKLENEVEKYRTEYNKLRYEHTFLKSEFEHQKEEHARILEEKKIKYEAEIARLDKDKEELHNQLLSVDPTRDSKRVEALSREKAQLYQKLKGLEAEVAELRAERDNCGVQAENVQRVQVRQLAEMQALTRSLEAEKKSAELQIGRLEKELQMSHEQNILLTSKLHKSEREVNSLAAKVEELKHSHKLEVTNVKLEAARTKSDVERERNKIQSEMDGLLSDKEILKAAVERHKVLLVEKDRELIRKVQAAKEEVFEKIAALQDEKLELENRLADLEKMKMEQDTWRQSEKDQYEEKLRVVQMAEESSKKELQRLRLKMQQQAIQTEELEEKKRESVDLKQQIHDLQLQLASLSQSENDLLESNQKLKEIIERLKQECQHARTQAEKAQLETEKTLEYKRIEWLEEKHVLTQRITEKEEKYNQVKNRLCRAAVAQKKRKTLTDNKQRRMQEKLELLEAKIEELEKENQVLNRQNVSYEEYARLQKRLKDLQRRHNEFRSLILNPNIPSLNPVSTMSSSALPPGPEASFPLLQVEEQHQRELSLLRKRLEELETTQRKQLQDLGPSRERATGGAYRTLARNRLTGEGDAQSEDSK from the exons ATGGATGCTTTGGGCACTCTTCTTCCTCCCATGGTTGGAAATGGTGATACGGCTAATTCACAAGAATTACAAAAACTTCTGATTGATGAAAAAATGCGATGTGAACACCATAAAGCAAACTATCAAACGATAAAGGCAGAACATCTAAG ATTACAAGAGGAATATACAAAATCACAAGATGAACTGAAGCGGTTGTTAGTTGAAAAGCAGACTGTACATGACAAATTTCAGCTTCTTCTGGCTGAATATCGAGAGGAGTTGCTGGGTAAAACACAAGagctggaaaaaatgaagatgcag GTGCTAACTCCTCAAAAATTAGAACTGTTAAAAGCACAAATACAGCAGGAATTGGAATCTCCTATGACAGAACGTTATCGGAAACTAGAAAAT GAAGTGGAAAAATACAGGACAGAATATAACAAACTTCGTTATGAACACACTTTCCTGAAATCAGAATTCGAACATCAAAAGGAAGAACATGCCCGTAttttagaagagaagaaaatcaaatatgAGGCTGAG ATTGCAAGGCTGGATAAAGATAAAGAAGAACTCCATAATCAGCTGCTTAGTGTTGATCCCACGAGGGACAGTAAACGCGTGGAGGCGCTCTCTAGAGAAAAGGCACAACTATATCAGAAATTAAAAGGCTTAGAAGCAGAAGTAGCAGAACTAAGAGCAGAAAGAGACAATTGTGGTGTGCAAGCGGAAAATGTTCAAAGAGTACAAGTACGACAGTTAGCTGAGATGCAGGCTCTGACAAGGTCTCTAGAg GCAGAAAAGAAGTCTGCTGAACTACAGATTGGTCGACTTGAGAAAGAACTGCAGATGAGTCACGAGCAAAACATTCTCTTAACTAGCAAACTTCACAAATCTGAACGAGAAGTCAATTCCTTAGCTGCTAAA GTAGAAGAACTTAAACATTCACATAAATTGGAAGTAACAAATGTCAAACTGGAGGCAGCAAGAACAAAGAGTGAcgtagaaagagagagaaacaagatTCAAAGTGAAATGGATG GATTGCTGTCAGACAAGGAAATCCTTAAGGCAGCTGTTGAACGTCATAAGGTGCTGTTAGTAGAAAAGGATCGGGAGCTAATTCGTAAAGTGCAAGCTGCCAAAGAGGAAGTTTTTGAAAAAATTGCAGCCTTACAGGATGAAAA GTTAGAACTCGAGAACAGATTAGCTGATCTAGAGAAGATGAAGATGGAACAAGATACTTGGAGACAATCTGAAAAGGATCAGTATGAAGAGAAACTACGTGTTGTACAGATGGCAGAAGAATCTAGCAAAAAGGAACTTCAGCGTTTGCG attaaaaatgcAACAGCAAGCTATTCAGACAGAGGAGTTGGAAGAAAAGAAACGTGAAAGTGTTGATCTGAAACAG caaattCATGACCTGCAACTCCAGCTTGCCTCACTTTCTCAATCAGAAAATGATTTGCTGGAGTCCAatcagaagctgaaggaaataatAGAGAGATTAAAACAGGAATGTCAACAtgcaaggactcaggcagaaaaAGCTCAACTGGAAacagagaa gactTTAGAATACAAACGTATAGAATGGCTGGAGGAGAAGCACGTGCTTACCCAGCGCATCacggagaaagaagagaaatacaacCAAGTGAAGAACAGGCTGTGTCGGGCTGCTGTTGCTCAGAAAAAG AGAAAGACTCTCACTGATAATAAACAAAGGAGGATGCAAGAGAAACTAGAACTTTTGGAAGCCAAGATAGAAgagctagaaaaagaaaatcaggtgcTAAATAG GCAGAATGTTTCCTATGAAGAATATGCGCGCCTCCAGAAGAGACTAAAGGACTTGCAACGTAGGCACAATGAATTCCGGAGTTTAATTCTGAATCCTAACATACCGTCGCTCAATCCAGTCAGTACAATGTCATCATCTGCCTTGCCTCCTGGGCCTGAAGCTTCCTTCCCCCTTCTTCAGGTG gaGGAACAGCATCAGAGAGAGCTTTCCCTGCTTCGCAAGCGGTTGGAAGAACTAGAAACCACACAGAGAAAACAGCTGCAAGATCTTGGGCCATCCAGAGAGCGAGCAACGGGGGGCGCGTACAGGACCTTGGCTAGAAACAGGCTCACTGGAGAGGGCGATGCCCAAAGTGAGGACTCCAAATAG
- the CEP83 gene encoding centrosomal protein of 83 kDa isoform X2 codes for MDALGTLLPPMVGNGDTANSQELQKLLIDEKMRCEHHKANYQTIKAEHLRLQEEYTKSQDELKRLLVEKQTVHDKFQLLLAEYREELLGKTQELEKMKMQVLTPQKLELLKAQIQQELESPMTERYRKLENEVEKYRTEYNKLRYEHTFLKSEFEHQKEEHARILEEKKIKYEAEIARLDKDKEELHNQLLSVDPTRDSKRVEALSREKAQLYQKLKGLEAEVAELRAERDNCGVQAENVQRVQVRQLAEMQALTRSLEAEKKSAELQIGRLEKELQMSHEQNILLTSKLHKSEREVNSLAAKVEELKHSHKLEVTNVKLEAARTKSDVERERNKIQSEMDGLLSDKEILKAAVERHKVLLVEKDRELIRKVQAAKEEVFEKIAALQDEKLELENRLADLEKMKMEQDTWRQSEKDQYEEKLRVVQMAEESSKKELQRLRLKMQQQAIQTEELEEKKRESVDLKQQIHDLQLQLASLSQSENDLLESNQKLKEIIERLKQECQHARTQAEKAQLETEKTLEYKRIEWLEEKHVLTQRITEKEEKYNQVKNRLCRAAVAQKKRKTLTDNKQRRMQEKLELLEAKIEELEKENQVLNRQNVSYEEYARLQKRLKDLQRRHNEFRSLILNPNIPSLNPVSTMSSSALPPGPEASFPLLQEEQHQRELSLLRKRLEELETTQRKQLQDLGPSRERATGGAYRTLARNRLTGEGDAQSEDSK; via the exons ATGGATGCTTTGGGCACTCTTCTTCCTCCCATGGTTGGAAATGGTGATACGGCTAATTCACAAGAATTACAAAAACTTCTGATTGATGAAAAAATGCGATGTGAACACCATAAAGCAAACTATCAAACGATAAAGGCAGAACATCTAAG ATTACAAGAGGAATATACAAAATCACAAGATGAACTGAAGCGGTTGTTAGTTGAAAAGCAGACTGTACATGACAAATTTCAGCTTCTTCTGGCTGAATATCGAGAGGAGTTGCTGGGTAAAACACAAGagctggaaaaaatgaagatgcag GTGCTAACTCCTCAAAAATTAGAACTGTTAAAAGCACAAATACAGCAGGAATTGGAATCTCCTATGACAGAACGTTATCGGAAACTAGAAAAT GAAGTGGAAAAATACAGGACAGAATATAACAAACTTCGTTATGAACACACTTTCCTGAAATCAGAATTCGAACATCAAAAGGAAGAACATGCCCGTAttttagaagagaagaaaatcaaatatgAGGCTGAG ATTGCAAGGCTGGATAAAGATAAAGAAGAACTCCATAATCAGCTGCTTAGTGTTGATCCCACGAGGGACAGTAAACGCGTGGAGGCGCTCTCTAGAGAAAAGGCACAACTATATCAGAAATTAAAAGGCTTAGAAGCAGAAGTAGCAGAACTAAGAGCAGAAAGAGACAATTGTGGTGTGCAAGCGGAAAATGTTCAAAGAGTACAAGTACGACAGTTAGCTGAGATGCAGGCTCTGACAAGGTCTCTAGAg GCAGAAAAGAAGTCTGCTGAACTACAGATTGGTCGACTTGAGAAAGAACTGCAGATGAGTCACGAGCAAAACATTCTCTTAACTAGCAAACTTCACAAATCTGAACGAGAAGTCAATTCCTTAGCTGCTAAA GTAGAAGAACTTAAACATTCACATAAATTGGAAGTAACAAATGTCAAACTGGAGGCAGCAAGAACAAAGAGTGAcgtagaaagagagagaaacaagatTCAAAGTGAAATGGATG GATTGCTGTCAGACAAGGAAATCCTTAAGGCAGCTGTTGAACGTCATAAGGTGCTGTTAGTAGAAAAGGATCGGGAGCTAATTCGTAAAGTGCAAGCTGCCAAAGAGGAAGTTTTTGAAAAAATTGCAGCCTTACAGGATGAAAA GTTAGAACTCGAGAACAGATTAGCTGATCTAGAGAAGATGAAGATGGAACAAGATACTTGGAGACAATCTGAAAAGGATCAGTATGAAGAGAAACTACGTGTTGTACAGATGGCAGAAGAATCTAGCAAAAAGGAACTTCAGCGTTTGCG attaaaaatgcAACAGCAAGCTATTCAGACAGAGGAGTTGGAAGAAAAGAAACGTGAAAGTGTTGATCTGAAACAG caaattCATGACCTGCAACTCCAGCTTGCCTCACTTTCTCAATCAGAAAATGATTTGCTGGAGTCCAatcagaagctgaaggaaataatAGAGAGATTAAAACAGGAATGTCAACAtgcaaggactcaggcagaaaaAGCTCAACTGGAAacagagaa gactTTAGAATACAAACGTATAGAATGGCTGGAGGAGAAGCACGTGCTTACCCAGCGCATCacggagaaagaagagaaatacaacCAAGTGAAGAACAGGCTGTGTCGGGCTGCTGTTGCTCAGAAAAAG AGAAAGACTCTCACTGATAATAAACAAAGGAGGATGCAAGAGAAACTAGAACTTTTGGAAGCCAAGATAGAAgagctagaaaaagaaaatcaggtgcTAAATAG GCAGAATGTTTCCTATGAAGAATATGCGCGCCTCCAGAAGAGACTAAAGGACTTGCAACGTAGGCACAATGAATTCCGGAGTTTAATTCTGAATCCTAACATACCGTCGCTCAATCCAGTCAGTACAATGTCATCATCTGCCTTGCCTCCTGGGCCTGAAGCTTCCTTCCCCCTTCTTCAG gaGGAACAGCATCAGAGAGAGCTTTCCCTGCTTCGCAAGCGGTTGGAAGAACTAGAAACCACACAGAGAAAACAGCTGCAAGATCTTGGGCCATCCAGAGAGCGAGCAACGGGGGGCGCGTACAGGACCTTGGCTAGAAACAGGCTCACTGGAGAGGGCGATGCCCAAAGTGAGGACTCCAAATAG
- the CEP83 gene encoding centrosomal protein of 83 kDa isoform X3 gives MTERYRKLENEVEKYRTEYNKLRYEHTFLKSEFEHQKEEHARILEEKKIKYEAEIARLDKDKEELHNQLLSVDPTRDSKRVEALSREKAQLYQKLKGLEAEVAELRAERDNCGVQAENVQRVQVRQLAEMQALTRSLEAEKKSAELQIGRLEKELQMSHEQNILLTSKLHKSEREVNSLAAKVEELKHSHKLEVTNVKLEAARTKSDVERERNKIQSEMDGLLSDKEILKAAVERHKVLLVEKDRELIRKVQAAKEEVFEKIAALQDEKLELENRLADLEKMKMEQDTWRQSEKDQYEEKLRVVQMAEESSKKELQRLRLKMQQQAIQTEELEEKKRESVDLKQQIHDLQLQLASLSQSENDLLESNQKLKEIIERLKQECQHARTQAEKAQLETEKTLEYKRIEWLEEKHVLTQRITEKEEKYNQVKNRLCRAAVAQKKRKTLTDNKQRRMQEKLELLEAKIEELEKENQVLNRQNVSYEEYARLQKRLKDLQRRHNEFRSLILNPNIPSLNPVSTMSSSALPPGPEASFPLLQVEEQHQRELSLLRKRLEELETTQRKQLQDLGPSRERATGGAYRTLARNRLTGEGDAQSEDSK, from the exons ATGACAGAACGTTATCGGAAACTAGAAAAT GAAGTGGAAAAATACAGGACAGAATATAACAAACTTCGTTATGAACACACTTTCCTGAAATCAGAATTCGAACATCAAAAGGAAGAACATGCCCGTAttttagaagagaagaaaatcaaatatgAGGCTGAG ATTGCAAGGCTGGATAAAGATAAAGAAGAACTCCATAATCAGCTGCTTAGTGTTGATCCCACGAGGGACAGTAAACGCGTGGAGGCGCTCTCTAGAGAAAAGGCACAACTATATCAGAAATTAAAAGGCTTAGAAGCAGAAGTAGCAGAACTAAGAGCAGAAAGAGACAATTGTGGTGTGCAAGCGGAAAATGTTCAAAGAGTACAAGTACGACAGTTAGCTGAGATGCAGGCTCTGACAAGGTCTCTAGAg GCAGAAAAGAAGTCTGCTGAACTACAGATTGGTCGACTTGAGAAAGAACTGCAGATGAGTCACGAGCAAAACATTCTCTTAACTAGCAAACTTCACAAATCTGAACGAGAAGTCAATTCCTTAGCTGCTAAA GTAGAAGAACTTAAACATTCACATAAATTGGAAGTAACAAATGTCAAACTGGAGGCAGCAAGAACAAAGAGTGAcgtagaaagagagagaaacaagatTCAAAGTGAAATGGATG GATTGCTGTCAGACAAGGAAATCCTTAAGGCAGCTGTTGAACGTCATAAGGTGCTGTTAGTAGAAAAGGATCGGGAGCTAATTCGTAAAGTGCAAGCTGCCAAAGAGGAAGTTTTTGAAAAAATTGCAGCCTTACAGGATGAAAA GTTAGAACTCGAGAACAGATTAGCTGATCTAGAGAAGATGAAGATGGAACAAGATACTTGGAGACAATCTGAAAAGGATCAGTATGAAGAGAAACTACGTGTTGTACAGATGGCAGAAGAATCTAGCAAAAAGGAACTTCAGCGTTTGCG attaaaaatgcAACAGCAAGCTATTCAGACAGAGGAGTTGGAAGAAAAGAAACGTGAAAGTGTTGATCTGAAACAG caaattCATGACCTGCAACTCCAGCTTGCCTCACTTTCTCAATCAGAAAATGATTTGCTGGAGTCCAatcagaagctgaaggaaataatAGAGAGATTAAAACAGGAATGTCAACAtgcaaggactcaggcagaaaaAGCTCAACTGGAAacagagaa gactTTAGAATACAAACGTATAGAATGGCTGGAGGAGAAGCACGTGCTTACCCAGCGCATCacggagaaagaagagaaatacaacCAAGTGAAGAACAGGCTGTGTCGGGCTGCTGTTGCTCAGAAAAAG AGAAAGACTCTCACTGATAATAAACAAAGGAGGATGCAAGAGAAACTAGAACTTTTGGAAGCCAAGATAGAAgagctagaaaaagaaaatcaggtgcTAAATAG GCAGAATGTTTCCTATGAAGAATATGCGCGCCTCCAGAAGAGACTAAAGGACTTGCAACGTAGGCACAATGAATTCCGGAGTTTAATTCTGAATCCTAACATACCGTCGCTCAATCCAGTCAGTACAATGTCATCATCTGCCTTGCCTCCTGGGCCTGAAGCTTCCTTCCCCCTTCTTCAGGTG gaGGAACAGCATCAGAGAGAGCTTTCCCTGCTTCGCAAGCGGTTGGAAGAACTAGAAACCACACAGAGAAAACAGCTGCAAGATCTTGGGCCATCCAGAGAGCGAGCAACGGGGGGCGCGTACAGGACCTTGGCTAGAAACAGGCTCACTGGAGAGGGCGATGCCCAAAGTGAGGACTCCAAATAG